Proteins encoded within one genomic window of Mesobacillus subterraneus:
- a CDS encoding cell wall-binding repeat-containing protein — translation MAAPHVAGGSALVQQYLKTDDRFEALEASEYTRLAKILLMNSAKVIEDLNGQPFSPRRQGAGMMQTFAAVDTPVFVVNKNTGEAKVELKDFKDKSQSFTLTATNISDKEVTYDVNTRLLTDTYQEVKDAPDQNALTAGDIQGAKVVAPKTVTIPAGESVDFTVSFDLTGAKIPGLDKDGKATSKALVEDIFVEGFVQFTDANGAEAKLNVPFLGFYGEWDRPDVVDGMKDLGENKYFDYSQYDFTDVLVDKDEFFTSPVPGKDFYALSPNGDGFLDDMNPLLGFLRNAKEVQYNILNKDEKLLKRILMEKNVRKSFIDGGTEDGFKYNPDSLWDGSVKSKTVADGLYYYEVKSVVDYTGADWQSKKIPVYVDTTAPAVTVTFDEKTGELKWEGSDEGVGIAGYAVVVNGKVVKELGSDATSFTLADLAKDSLVEVYAIDYAGNEGSDEVANGDTDSPLLLVDSPEPYGAYNTREVPVEGYVVENVKVASVTINGEPASVSYDAEEEAYYFSGVAKFDNDDKHDVIITAKDVAGNEYSISRKVFVDTAAPTVTTDAPAFVDNNVEELTVNIEMKDNYNYFSMFVNDSHEYAQSFEDPVSVLGEGTKTVEVPVSLKEGDNVFTVKVTDIAGNEVVQEVKIHRNVDADRVNRLSGDDRYKTAADVSKKGWNSAETVILARGDNYADALAGVPLAKKYNAPLLLTKPNEFTKEASDEISRLNAKTVYILGGTGAVNAATEKAIKDKGIKVVRVFGSDRWETAAKIAKHVAPEGVNEVVVVNGNNFPDALSVASFAADKGMPILLTRTNSLPDVTAKTIRDLGASKTLVVGGTGVVPKVVTDDLPYVYRLGGQNRYETALKVAQYFHKDANHYYLATGRDFADALSGAALAAKNHTGVLLTDKSLSAETEKFIKDNNLDKVTILGGNGVVSDAVAAKLKDLLK, via the coding sequence ATGGCCGCGCCGCATGTTGCCGGTGGATCTGCTCTAGTTCAGCAATACTTAAAGACTGATGACCGTTTTGAAGCATTAGAAGCTTCTGAGTATACTAGACTGGCAAAAATCTTGTTGATGAACTCAGCAAAAGTGATTGAAGATCTAAATGGCCAGCCTTTCTCGCCTAGAAGACAAGGTGCTGGTATGATGCAAACATTCGCAGCAGTTGATACTCCTGTATTTGTTGTTAACAAGAATACTGGAGAAGCAAAAGTGGAATTGAAGGATTTCAAGGATAAGTCTCAAAGCTTCACACTTACTGCTACGAACATTTCCGATAAGGAAGTTACTTATGATGTAAATACTCGCCTTCTGACTGATACGTATCAGGAAGTAAAAGATGCTCCAGATCAAAATGCTTTGACTGCTGGAGATATTCAAGGAGCTAAAGTTGTTGCTCCTAAAACAGTCACCATCCCAGCAGGGGAGTCAGTTGACTTTACTGTATCTTTTGACCTGACAGGTGCGAAGATTCCTGGACTGGATAAAGACGGTAAGGCAACTAGCAAGGCATTGGTTGAAGATATTTTCGTTGAAGGTTTCGTTCAATTCACAGATGCAAACGGTGCTGAAGCAAAACTTAATGTTCCTTTCCTAGGTTTCTACGGCGAATGGGATCGCCCGGATGTTGTGGATGGAATGAAAGACCTTGGTGAAAACAAGTACTTTGATTATTCGCAATATGATTTCACGGATGTCCTTGTTGATAAGGATGAGTTTTTCACTTCACCAGTTCCTGGAAAAGACTTCTATGCCCTTTCACCAAACGGTGACGGATTCCTTGATGATATGAATCCATTGCTCGGGTTCTTGCGAAATGCAAAAGAAGTCCAATACAACATTCTTAACAAAGATGAAAAGTTGTTAAAAAGGATTTTAATGGAAAAGAATGTACGCAAGAGTTTTATTGATGGCGGAACAGAAGATGGATTCAAGTACAACCCAGACTCTCTATGGGATGGATCTGTAAAGTCCAAAACTGTTGCAGACGGACTTTACTATTACGAAGTTAAATCCGTTGTTGATTATACTGGAGCAGATTGGCAGTCTAAGAAAATTCCTGTATATGTTGATACAACAGCTCCTGCAGTTACAGTTACTTTCGATGAGAAGACTGGTGAGCTTAAGTGGGAGGGCAGCGATGAGGGTGTCGGAATCGCAGGTTATGCAGTCGTGGTAAACGGTAAAGTAGTCAAGGAATTAGGTTCAGATGCTACTTCTTTCACTCTAGCTGATCTGGCAAAAGACTCTTTGGTAGAGGTCTATGCAATTGACTATGCTGGCAATGAAGGTAGTGATGAAGTTGCTAATGGCGACACCGATAGCCCGCTTCTTCTAGTTGATTCACCAGAACCTTATGGTGCTTATAACACTAGAGAAGTTCCGGTAGAAGGTTATGTTGTTGAAAATGTAAAAGTCGCTTCAGTAACTATTAACGGCGAACCTGCTTCAGTATCTTATGATGCAGAAGAAGAAGCATACTACTTCTCTGGAGTAGCTAAATTTGACAATGATGATAAGCATGATGTCATCATCACAGCTAAAGATGTAGCTGGCAATGAGTATTCAATCTCAAGAAAAGTATTCGTTGATACAGCAGCTCCAACTGTTACAACTGATGCACCAGCATTTGTTGACAACAATGTTGAAGAATTGACTGTTAACATTGAAATGAAAGATAACTACAATTACTTCTCAATGTTTGTAAATGACAGTCATGAGTATGCACAATCCTTTGAAGATCCTGTTTCTGTATTAGGTGAAGGAACAAAAACAGTAGAAGTGCCGGTATCCTTAAAAGAGGGAGACAATGTATTTACTGTTAAGGTTACTGACATCGCTGGAAACGAAGTTGTTCAAGAAGTTAAGATTCACCGTAATGTAGATGCTGATCGTGTTAACCGCCTGTCAGGTGACGATCGTTACAAGACAGCCGCAGATGTCAGCAAGAAGGGCTGGAATTCAGCAGAAACTGTAATTCTTGCTCGTGGTGACAACTATGCAGACGCACTTGCTGGTGTTCCATTAGCTAAGAAGTACAATGCGCCGCTGTTGCTTACAAAGCCTAATGAATTTACAAAAGAAGCAAGCGATGAAATCAGCCGCTTGAATGCTAAGACTGTTTACATCCTTGGTGGAACTGGAGCTGTAAATGCAGCTACTGAAAAGGCCATTAAGGATAAAGGAATCAAAGTAGTGCGCGTATTCGGTTCTGATCGCTGGGAAACGGCTGCGAAAATCGCTAAGCACGTTGCTCCAGAGGGCGTGAACGAAGTTGTTGTCGTAAACGGAAACAACTTCCCAGATGCATTGTCTGTTGCTTCATTTGCAGCAGATAAAGGAATGCCGATCCTATTGACAAGAACAAACTCACTTCCTGACGTAACTGCCAAGACAATCCGTGATCTTGGAGCTTCCAAGACATTGGTAGTCGGTGGTACAGGGGTAGTTCCTAAAGTTGTAACGGATGACCTTCCATACGTATACCGTCTTGGCGGACAAAACCGTTACGAAACAGCTCTAAAGGTTGCGCAATACTTCCATAAGGATGCCAACCATTATTACCTGGCAACAGGCAGAGACTTTGCAGACGCTCTATCTGGTGCAGCACTAGCTGCTAAAAACCACACAGGCGTATTGCTGACTGACAAGAGCCTATCTGCCGAAACTGAGAAGTTTATCAAGGACAACAATCTTGATAAAGTTACAATTCTTGGTGGGAATGGCGTAGTTAGTGACGCAGTTGCTGCTAAACTTAAGGATCTTCTTAAGTAA
- a CDS encoding Wzz/FepE/Etk N-terminal domain-containing protein gives MDEQKYPVYDYVKFIWNKKLWLVVAAILFMIAGAAFSFTRTTNYTSTALVFTGTGNNEFLSKPNLIESRYEKEFQGKFNGSLNVRIKEPYQIELSSTDTDKNRLESDVTMIAEKYYNDMNERYDVQYGLLEKQVKTIKEKIESIEQSLDTYGDLASKEADEDLNYTDIGTLIKRYEALPRYEEELLEAEYDLELMEKPDLVEVTTTASSNNLLRNMLLGGGLGLQLMLVILVFWKYVLNARRAESQE, from the coding sequence ATGGACGAGCAAAAATACCCGGTTTACGATTATGTGAAATTCATTTGGAATAAGAAGTTGTGGTTGGTAGTAGCAGCTATTCTTTTCATGATTGCAGGAGCGGCTTTCAGTTTTACCAGAACAACGAATTATACTTCTACTGCACTTGTTTTTACTGGTACTGGCAATAATGAATTTCTTTCTAAGCCGAACTTAATTGAAAGCAGGTACGAGAAAGAATTTCAAGGAAAGTTTAATGGTAGTTTAAACGTTAGAATCAAAGAACCATACCAGATAGAGTTAAGTTCAACTGATACTGATAAAAACAGACTTGAATCTGATGTCACTATGATAGCTGAAAAATATTATAATGACATGAATGAACGATATGATGTTCAGTATGGGTTACTTGAGAAACAAGTAAAAACAATCAAAGAAAAAATAGAGAGTATTGAACAGTCACTTGATACTTATGGAGATCTTGCTTCTAAGGAAGCTGATGAGGATCTTAACTACACTGATATTGGGACCTTAATAAAAAGGTATGAAGCATTGCCGCGTTATGAAGAGGAACTCTTAGAAGCTGAGTATGACTTAGAGCTCATGGAGAAGCCTGACCTGGTGGAAGTCACCACCACCGCATCATCCAATAACCTGCTAAGAAACATGCTATTAGGCGGGGGTTTAGGTTTACAATTAATGCTTGTCATCCTTGTTTTCTGGAAGTATGTCCTGAATGCTAGAAGGGCTGAATCACAAGAGTAA
- a CDS encoding lipid II flippase MurJ, translating into MLTLALLLLLLDTGLVGTVFSFTIGVLAQFVLTLYFLRKRLNITLFSGEISRPYFKDSFKFGYKAHFSNVLSFINYRADMFIISMFLTPAAVGLYGVAVTIAEKLWIVSQAISSVLYPVISSSTDNESKNKLTGAISRNVLFFSVLGGGVFYLASNLIFSLLFGEAFDRSSDILKMLLPGIVLFSVDRILSNDLAGRGKPELNMYTSIFTVASNIVLNFLLIPKIGISGAAISTSVTYSLSTLIKMVLFKKETGLPYSKFIILQKEDIDAYKKIIRKRMRS; encoded by the coding sequence TTGCTTACACTAGCGCTTTTATTGCTTCTTTTGGATACTGGATTAGTAGGTACAGTGTTCTCATTCACGATAGGTGTACTTGCCCAGTTTGTTTTAACTTTGTATTTCCTAAGAAAAAGGCTGAATATCACCTTGTTTTCAGGTGAAATATCCAGGCCTTATTTTAAGGATTCATTTAAATTCGGTTACAAGGCTCATTTCAGCAATGTTCTTTCTTTTATTAACTATAGAGCAGATATGTTTATTATCTCGATGTTCCTGACACCGGCGGCAGTCGGTCTTTACGGGGTTGCTGTTACAATAGCTGAAAAACTGTGGATCGTCTCGCAGGCGATCTCATCTGTGTTGTATCCAGTGATTTCTTCTTCTACCGATAACGAAAGCAAAAATAAGTTGACGGGCGCGATCAGCCGGAATGTATTATTTTTCTCTGTGCTGGGCGGTGGTGTATTTTACCTTGCGAGCAACTTGATTTTCAGCCTGCTTTTCGGCGAGGCATTTGATAGAAGTTCGGATATACTAAAAATGCTCTTGCCTGGTATTGTCCTTTTTTCCGTTGATCGGATTCTGTCGAATGACCTTGCTGGGAGAGGGAAACCGGAGCTTAATATGTATACTTCGATTTTTACAGTTGCATCCAACATTGTGCTGAACTTTTTGCTCATCCCGAAAATCGGGATTTCCGGAGCAGCCATCAGCACATCTGTCACTTATAGTCTAAGTACTCTTATTAAAATGGTATTGTTCAAAAAGGAGACTGGCTTGCCTTATAGCAAGTTCATCATCCTGCAAAAAGAAGATATCGATGCATATAAGAAAATAATCAGAAAAAGGATGAGATCATGA
- a CDS encoding glycosyltransferase, translated as MNMKVLIIPSWYPTEENKILGIFFKEQAIALKKHGCQVMVLYPEIRTLRSYSSSWKQGVQIAEEDGLKVYRYKTYNPLPARVPFSNAFVYYSRLKKLFKEMVRKDGKPDIIHAHSVLWGGWAAAKIAEEENIPLVVTEHSSKLVRDLLKPYEKKEVAKTLNKADGIISVGPSLKKEMQKYTDKHVLEIPNIVDYKAFQNNRRKDSQKDRFRFLSLAFLTSNKGMDILIKSFAKGFKGDDVELVIGGDGQQMDELVELAKELGIEAQVQFLGRLDRQQVVAQMQNCDAFVLASKFETFGVVLIEALASGKPVVSTSSGGPESIVNDKNGFLVPVDDIEELSKAMQQLYHQYHEYNLAAIRKDCENRFSEEVIVGKIVEVYHSLL; from the coding sequence ATGAACATGAAAGTCTTGATCATCCCTTCATGGTATCCAACGGAAGAAAACAAGATTCTTGGAATCTTTTTTAAAGAGCAGGCAATTGCTTTGAAGAAGCATGGCTGCCAGGTAATGGTGCTGTATCCTGAAATTCGGACACTGCGTTCATACAGCAGCAGCTGGAAGCAAGGTGTACAAATTGCTGAGGAAGACGGTTTAAAGGTATATCGTTATAAAACCTATAATCCGCTGCCGGCAAGAGTTCCCTTTTCCAACGCCTTTGTTTATTACAGCCGGCTGAAGAAGCTTTTTAAGGAAATGGTCCGTAAAGATGGCAAGCCTGACATCATTCATGCCCACTCAGTACTTTGGGGTGGCTGGGCAGCTGCCAAAATTGCAGAGGAAGAGAATATTCCGCTTGTTGTCACCGAGCATTCCAGTAAACTGGTAAGAGACTTGCTAAAGCCTTATGAGAAAAAGGAAGTGGCGAAAACTCTCAATAAGGCTGATGGTATCATCTCCGTTGGGCCAAGCTTAAAGAAAGAAATGCAAAAGTATACGGATAAACACGTTCTTGAAATTCCCAATATCGTGGATTATAAAGCCTTTCAAAATAATAGGCGCAAGGACAGCCAGAAAGACAGGTTCCGATTTCTTTCTTTGGCATTCCTCACCTCCAACAAAGGGATGGATATTTTGATCAAGAGCTTTGCGAAGGGGTTTAAGGGTGACGATGTTGAACTTGTCATTGGCGGAGATGGCCAGCAGATGGACGAGCTGGTTGAACTTGCAAAAGAGCTTGGCATTGAAGCCCAGGTGCAATTTTTAGGCAGGCTTGACCGCCAACAAGTAGTAGCTCAAATGCAAAATTGTGATGCTTTCGTCTTGGCGAGCAAGTTTGAGACCTTCGGTGTTGTGCTTATTGAGGCGCTTGCCAGTGGGAAGCCAGTGGTCTCTACCAGTTCTGGAGGCCCTGAATCGATTGTAAATGACAAGAACGGGTTCCTCGTTCCAGTTGATGATATTGAAGAATTAAGCAAGGCAATGCAGCAATTATATCATCAGTACCATGAGTATAACCTAGCAGCAATCCGCAAAGATTGTGAGAACAGGTTCAGCGAAGAAGTAATCGTGGGAAAAATAGTAGAAGTTTATCATAGTCTTTTATAG
- a CDS encoding O-antigen ligase family protein: MTLLRMAILTVFAIMILRLIVKKDTLDLSGIKFPLIFLGIWFYYGAMAVTWSFSKSAAIKELYYFFLFILLIVVVVYLLQKVTDFWISESIWLAGAAIVFIALLELAFDIHLPTSRYVIEAERFNEMDLRRATAFFYNENDLSVFLVLVLPFFMTRLLRKPFSTKLINFLAIVAIIAVNYLNDSRLSLIAIILQITAFGLIALFNQVKKGARIALILSPILIGILAWYVFPTLLNVDLFEGIREGRGSASHRFNLYMNGFYATFQSAMLGVGPGNFPFRIYEDIFLTGGFTNPHNWWLEVLSSYGLMVFAGYVAFFLFIVVRLFFMYESDTGNKLLSLSLLMSYMGFVIACLGPSSLFYFWPMWFFYGVALAFIAKHTRKAT, encoded by the coding sequence ATGACGTTATTAAGAATGGCCATTCTGACCGTTTTTGCCATTATGATACTAAGGCTTATTGTAAAGAAGGACACCTTGGATTTATCAGGAATAAAGTTCCCGTTGATCTTTTTGGGAATCTGGTTTTATTACGGTGCTATGGCTGTTACCTGGTCATTCAGCAAATCAGCAGCGATCAAGGAATTGTACTACTTCTTCTTGTTCATCCTGTTGATTGTGGTAGTCGTTTACCTTCTGCAAAAAGTAACGGACTTTTGGATCTCCGAATCGATCTGGCTGGCTGGTGCAGCGATTGTGTTTATTGCATTGCTTGAGCTTGCATTTGATATCCATCTGCCAACCTCCAGGTATGTAATTGAGGCGGAGAGATTCAATGAAATGGATCTTCGCAGGGCAACGGCCTTCTTTTATAATGAGAATGATTTGTCTGTGTTTTTGGTCCTTGTCCTGCCATTCTTTATGACAAGGCTTTTAAGGAAACCCTTTTCGACTAAATTAATTAACTTCTTAGCCATCGTAGCTATTATTGCTGTTAATTACTTGAATGATTCAAGGTTAAGCCTGATTGCAATTATCCTTCAGATTACCGCTTTCGGTTTAATTGCATTATTTAATCAGGTGAAAAAGGGTGCGCGAATTGCATTGATTCTAAGCCCGATTTTGATTGGCATTCTCGCATGGTACGTGTTTCCTACCCTGTTGAATGTAGATTTGTTCGAGGGAATAAGGGAAGGGCGCGGATCGGCTTCACATCGCTTCAACCTTTACATGAATGGATTCTATGCAACATTTCAATCCGCCATGCTTGGTGTTGGCCCGGGGAATTTTCCGTTTCGTATTTATGAGGATATATTCCTGACTGGCGGATTTACAAATCCGCATAACTGGTGGCTGGAGGTTCTTAGCAGCTACGGGTTGATGGTATTTGCAGGCTATGTGGCATTTTTCCTCTTTATTGTCGTTCGGCTCTTCTTTATGTATGAATCTGATACGGGAAACAAACTCTTATCTTTATCACTATTGATGAGCTATATGGGCTTCGTGATTGCCTGTCTTGGCCCAAGCAGCCTGTTCTATTTCTGGCCGATGTGGTTCTTTTACGGAGTCGCCCTGGCGTTTATTGCTAAGCATACAAGAAAAGCAACATAG
- a CDS encoding sulfatase-like hydrolase/transferase: protein MNIDKKYWFRTAVLIFFIAIASMKRSIALFYNFIVTLTNHRPFGLPEEYQYLDLPERFDDTATGHYLQSVYYFDQALGKFIEDLKAEGIREDRIFVVYGDHYGPIPKDKKEIQKLLDVTFNEKERFRVPLIIHPPWTVRRQCQ, encoded by the coding sequence ATGAATATAGATAAAAAATACTGGTTTCGCACAGCTGTTCTTATATTTTTCATCGCCATTGCATCGATGAAACGATCGATAGCCCTTTTTTATAATTTCATCGTAACATTGACCAATCATCGGCCATTTGGCCTTCCTGAGGAGTACCAATACCTTGACCTCCCAGAAAGATTCGATGATACTGCTACCGGGCATTATCTCCAGAGTGTCTATTATTTCGACCAGGCACTCGGAAAGTTCATTGAAGATTTGAAGGCGGAAGGGATTCGGGAAGATAGAATCTTTGTGGTGTACGGTGACCATTATGGACCTATTCCAAAGGATAAAAAAGAAATACAAAAACTGCTTGATGTCACTTTTAATGAAAAAGAGCGGTTCAGAGTCCCGCTGATCATCCACCCCCCCTGGACAGTCAGAAGGCAGTGTCAATGA
- a CDS encoding glycosyltransferase family 4 protein gives MYIQAFIAFFVSLVTVLVVTPLVIKLAIKIGAVDKPNYRKVHAKVMPRLGGLAIFIGAAAGYFSGGLHNEKVTAITVGAILIVILGMLDDKYELSAKVKFLGQIVVASLIAFSGLTVDLLTIPYVGNFELGIWSYPITIFWIVAFTNAINLIDGLDGLSAGISAIGITTIAVMAGLAGAQLIFTFSLILIGSIIGFLFYNFHPAKIFMGDTGALFLGYCISILSLLGLYKSVTLFSFIVPVIILGVPVFDTTFAIIRRIANKRPISSPDKSHLHHRLLALGLSHRNTVLAIYAFGILFGISALILSESTMWGTIFIIFGLLVITEVIAEVIGLVHERYRPFLTIYRKMTGKRSFGRNN, from the coding sequence ATGTACATTCAAGCGTTTATTGCTTTTTTCGTCTCCCTGGTCACAGTCTTGGTTGTAACACCGTTAGTCATAAAACTCGCCATAAAAATTGGGGCAGTAGATAAGCCGAATTACCGAAAAGTCCATGCGAAGGTTATGCCGCGCCTGGGTGGGCTGGCGATCTTCATTGGAGCAGCTGCAGGCTACTTTTCTGGAGGGCTCCACAATGAAAAGGTAACAGCTATCACAGTTGGAGCCATCCTGATCGTCATTCTTGGAATGCTGGATGACAAATATGAGTTATCAGCAAAGGTTAAATTTCTTGGTCAAATAGTAGTGGCAAGTTTAATTGCCTTCAGCGGCCTCACTGTAGATCTTTTGACCATCCCTTATGTGGGGAATTTCGAGCTTGGGATCTGGAGTTATCCAATCACGATTTTTTGGATTGTGGCATTCACAAATGCCATTAATTTGATTGATGGGTTGGATGGTCTTTCTGCAGGTATTTCAGCGATAGGGATAACAACTATCGCAGTGATGGCAGGATTGGCTGGAGCACAGCTTATCTTTACGTTTTCACTGATCTTGATCGGAAGCATTATTGGTTTCCTTTTTTATAACTTTCACCCTGCAAAGATCTTTATGGGTGATACAGGGGCATTGTTCCTGGGTTATTGTATTTCGATCTTGTCATTGCTTGGCTTATATAAAAGTGTTACGTTATTCAGTTTTATTGTACCGGTAATTATACTTGGAGTACCGGTCTTCGATACTACATTTGCGATTATCCGCAGAATAGCGAATAAAAGGCCGATTTCTTCACCGGATAAGTCTCATTTGCACCATCGATTGCTTGCATTAGGACTGTCTCATCGAAATACGGTATTGGCCATCTATGCTTTTGGAATTCTGTTTGGAATCAGCGCGCTGATTTTGTCTGAGTCCACGATGTGGGGAACTATCTTCATCATCTTCGGTCTTTTAGTCATAACAGAAGTCATTGCCGAAGTAATTGGACTTGTGCATGAACGATACAGACCTTTCTTGACAATCTACAGGAAGATGACAGGAAAGAGGTCTTTCGGCCGGAATAACTGA
- a CDS encoding Gfo/Idh/MocA family protein translates to MINFAIVGMGHIAKKHVEAIEQAAEANLYAICDTDPVRMQDAGDEVKKYTDLGQMLEENPEIHVVNICVPSGLHAKLTKIVAEHKRHIIVEKPMALKLEDAQSMLKDAEINGVKLAIVHPNRFRPAVQAMKAKMDAGSFGTLSHANATVRWNRNQDYYDQAAWRGTKEFDGGVLMNQAIHDLDLLLWLIGPVESVQAMTATRLRKIETEDVAAAVVQFKSGAIGLIEAATTVFPKNLEESLAIFGETGSAKISGSTANFIETWDFEDTTEEDSKAIAEKVKEDPFEKPGHQCIIEDMIEAINEDRAPIVNGEDGLAPVKLILAILESAETGKKVVLQ, encoded by the coding sequence TTGATCAATTTTGCAATTGTAGGCATGGGGCATATTGCAAAAAAACATGTTGAAGCGATTGAACAGGCAGCGGAAGCCAACTTGTATGCGATCTGCGACACAGATCCAGTGAGGATGCAGGATGCTGGCGATGAGGTAAAGAAATATACTGACCTTGGTCAAATGCTGGAAGAGAATCCGGAAATTCATGTTGTAAATATATGTGTACCTTCCGGGCTTCATGCAAAGCTGACAAAAATCGTTGCTGAGCATAAACGTCATATCATTGTCGAAAAGCCGATGGCTCTCAAATTGGAAGATGCACAAAGCATGCTTAAGGATGCTGAGATAAATGGCGTCAAGCTTGCAATTGTCCATCCAAATCGGTTCCGCCCGGCGGTTCAGGCTATGAAGGCAAAAATGGATGCGGGCTCATTCGGTACATTAAGCCATGCGAATGCCACTGTCCGCTGGAATCGGAACCAGGATTACTATGATCAGGCAGCATGGCGAGGTACGAAAGAGTTTGACGGCGGGGTATTGATGAACCAGGCAATCCATGACTTAGACCTTTTGCTTTGGCTGATAGGACCTGTTGAATCTGTTCAGGCTATGACCGCCACTCGACTCCGGAAAATTGAGACAGAGGATGTCGCTGCTGCGGTTGTTCAATTCAAGAGTGGAGCTATAGGGTTGATTGAAGCCGCAACAACGGTTTTTCCAAAGAACCTGGAAGAATCGTTAGCGATTTTTGGGGAGACTGGTTCTGCCAAAATTAGCGGCAGCACAGCAAATTTCATTGAAACATGGGATTTTGAAGATACTACAGAAGAAGATTCTAAAGCAATTGCAGAGAAGGTAAAGGAAGATCCTTTTGAAAAACCGGGACATCAATGTATTATTGAAGATATGATTGAAGCAATCAATGAAGATAGAGCGCCTATTGTTAACGGGGAAGATGGTCTTGCACCTGTGAAGCTCATCCTCGCTATTCTGGAATCAGCAGAAACAGGAAAAAAAGTAGTATTACAATAA
- a CDS encoding acyltransferase: MNFIDPSAKLDETVKVGYFSVVEKDVKLGKDVVIGNRVTIHEGTVIGDGTTIADGAVVGKPPKPAKTSTVKLADSIPALELGEGVTVGANAVIYRGAKIGSDTLIADLASVRENVEIGNYVIVGRGVTVENYVKIGDRTKIQSNSYITAYTTLEEQVFIAPCVTTTNDNLMGRTEERFDKIKGATVKKGARVGGASILLPGIVVEEETFIAAGALVTKNTEPKTLIKGVPAKFVRMVDERELL; encoded by the coding sequence ATGAATTTTATCGACCCATCAGCGAAACTGGATGAAACCGTAAAAGTTGGATATTTTTCAGTTGTAGAAAAGGATGTAAAGCTTGGAAAGGATGTTGTCATTGGCAACCGTGTGACAATCCATGAAGGCACAGTAATTGGCGATGGAACTACTATCGCAGATGGAGCGGTTGTCGGGAAACCGCCAAAACCTGCTAAAACCAGTACTGTTAAGTTGGCAGATTCAATTCCTGCACTTGAGCTTGGCGAAGGAGTAACTGTTGGTGCCAATGCTGTCATTTACCGCGGTGCAAAAATTGGATCGGACACCCTGATTGCTGACCTGGCAAGTGTAAGGGAAAATGTCGAGATTGGTAATTACGTCATTGTCGGACGCGGCGTCACTGTAGAAAATTACGTAAAAATCGGCGACCGTACAAAAATTCAGTCCAATTCCTATATTACAGCGTATACAACACTGGAAGAGCAGGTTTTCATCGCTCCTTGCGTGACAACTACGAATGACAACTTGATGGGAAGAACAGAAGAGCGATTCGATAAAATTAAAGGCGCTACAGTCAAGAAAGGCGCTCGTGTGGGCGGAGCGTCGATTCTATTGCCTGGAATAGTTGTGGAAGAAGAAACCTTCATTGCTGCTGGCGCACTTGTCACGAAAAATACAGAGCCAAAAACTCTGATTAAAGGTGTTCCGGCAAAATTCGTTCGCATGGTTGACGAACGTGAACTGTTATAA